Part of the Paramisgurnus dabryanus chromosome 21, PD_genome_1.1, whole genome shotgun sequence genome, TTGGTGAagtgttttgtgttgttgagTACAGTGACAGTTTGAAAACAATattgttgtttgttttaattttcaCCCTGAAGGAAAAAGCTGAAAAATGCAATTGCTGGGATCCAATGGGCTTGCATTGATTTAATTTTCTCTCTTTTAGCATCATCATTATTGAGATCATCTATGACAGCTGCTGTACTGAGATCTAATAATGTGTATTCAACTGTTTTCCAGCCTTAAatgcggggtgcatgatctctgaaagccagtgttgacatttgaaatcacctaaatgAACACGCCCCTACTcaaatagaatctggaccttcttttgatagaccccacacatatgcaacccaggcaatgatgtcggttagtagacaagccccttactgctgattggctacaagttttggtactcggcccgactcccttttcaaaagtgttttttttttttttcaaaaattgtgcaccccgcctttaaagtttAAGCCAGAAACTTAGTCTTTGCAACTGTGCAAACATGATTCAAGTACCTAATCCTGTACAAATACACAACGTtcattggccctgtcccaaatggcgcacttcatgtggactttcgatctcgtggccttaaattgcgcgttctcacttagtctacgagtccgtagggtgtcccatctgtcatttttacgctttgaagtgtgctcatcagcgcctccttcactcttaaaacaaatgtgttaaattaacacatcttgtgtctagttaaggacaacacatctagtgtgttgtccttaatttaacacatctctgtgttatttttggaacaacacactttgtgttattttaacacatcttgtgttgtcccttttatttatatgaactcaaaatcaacacgaaatgacacataatgtgttaaaaataacacataatgtgttaaatagtttaacacaaaacagtgtgttaaaattaacacatccaggatgtgttaattttaacacattattttgtgttaaaatatttaacacattatgtgttgtttttaacacattatgtgtcatttaagttcataaaaaataaaagggacaacacaagatgtgttaaaacaacacaacgtgtgttgttccaaaaataacacagagatgtgttaaattaaggacaacacactagatgtgttgtccttaactagacacaagatgtgttaatttaacacattcgttttaagagtgtttgcccccttgatgctccttgcgaaagagcaatcagacgatGGAAGGGAgaagttcacactgatgggcaacttctctacctatttccggtgtgatgctcgagtctgtcccaaaatatgactccggtgcacccacgtggacacGCATCAAGgatccctaaagtctggactacgtgatgtcatcaaagtgtggactctgaagaggaccacaagtctggagtgtgccatttgggacagggccattaATGTGTTACTGTGGCTGTAACTAGCCTCAAGAGGGCAGTAGAGTTATCATcaaatgatttttttgttaaatggtATGTGTATTCATTATTTAGTTAGTGAgctataactagttttaaagtttagtcGACTTGCAAGCTTCTCTTTGAAACTCTCCCATGACAGTACTATACAGAAGTTAAGACACATTTCAAAACACAACAATGTGTAAAATCAAACTTGCATAGCTAGAAGAATTTACATTATGAGATCCTGAACAGACTTGTGAATGCCCTGAACTTTACTACTAACTAACCCAATTCCATTCTGACCTTCAGTTTGTGTGCATCAGTCACAAACACGGCCTGCAGtgatcataaattctgtgtatgtgtgtgtgtgtcctcaGTGGAGAATAGACAGCGCGGCCACGTCCACCTATGAAATCGGAAATCCACCTGATGACCGTGGCCTGGCCTGCATGAAGAGACATGGCGTGTCTATGAGGCATGTGGCGCGGCAGGTGGGGTCCTGATTAGTTTTAACATCCAACCCTAGAAtactgtttttttgtgtgtgtgtttacagtgGATTATAGACTCTGGTGCCACCTCCGATTGGAATATTGGTAGCCTTCCTGACTCCCGTGCTCTGGCCTGCCTAGGGAAGCATGGCATAGAGACAGATCACAGGGCACAACAGGTACTGCAGATGTGTGTTTGGATAATAGACGGAGGGGATGAGTAAATCAATTCATTACTATATAAATCTACACAGTACAAGCTACAGTGCAAACATGCATTTCATCATATCTACCTGACAGCAAGCATTTCAGAAAGATTTCCACTCTTTCTCATGAAAAGAAACAAATAGAGCCAGGTTTTGTACATCATctggatatttttttttaatattcgtTTCAGCCAAAAGCACTTCATCTTTGTCGCACACTGAACATAGATATATAACATCATATTTCTTCCATTACGTTTTTTGAATCTTCTTAGAAATAAATTGATTTCGACAGCCATTCGTGCTCTCTGTCTTTTACCTATCATCCTCCCTCAGCACTTCATTATGTTTCTCATGCACTTCCTGCTAAAATTCCCTGGAGAGATTGATGTTTTTAGTTGCACTGCTTAAAGCCCCCCGTAGTCAACTTTtttcacttaaagggataggtcacccaaaaatgaaaattttttcatcatttaccCACTTTCATGtcgtttcaaacctgtataaatttatttgttctCATGAACACAAAGgtagatattttgaggaatgtttgtaaccaaaccgttcataagccccatttacttccacagggttcccacgggtccttaaaatccttgaaagtttgtgaatctgggggaaataattcaaggccctgggaagtttttgaaaacatacatacatagttacaggtcattgaaagtgcgtgaatctattttatgcaagaagttttctggaaaaaaatccatattattccctgtgtagtgtaggataatatcataaaatgtcTAGACTTTAAGCACACGTGATAAACTGTTCGTGTAAATGCTTATGTCTTCTGTATGCCAAtgtaccaaaatgcttttttacatagttgtgtttgacacctgaaaacgtctctggttacgtatgtaacggTATGTGGGATGATGTGGTTGGTTACATGTTTAAAACATAGGAAACAGAGTCGATTTCAAATCACGGTAACGAGACTCTTTAGAGAACTCAAATTTTATGGAAAATAAATACTCGGTAGTGGTGCTGAATAACAAATACACcacataaacaacaataaaaacttgatttttacCACGGGGGGACTTTAATATTTATAGACGTACATAATTTAGCCCTCACTTGTACTGTATTTAAGATTTTCCTGGGGTTCAAACAAGATATTGGTTACAATCATTTCGTCTAACCCCCCTGCATTGTAAGTATGTAGGGCAAGGcattcaaaaaagtaaaataaaaatatttacagtactgtgcaaaagtcttaggccaccaccaccagacttgttgttttagaagttttaatgtccatccatttttatttttcaatctttttTATTAAGATAAAAAAGAATATacatgaaaatataaaaaaaaaattcaggactaaatgtcttctttaggcatcggcggtgtttagtgtgacctctcttggcactaaacacatcttaagcgtttttgagcagaacgaagtaaaaatactaatttccttaaaattagaaattaggatttaattatatttaggtttaagagatcctgcagtttcctgctattgctcaagtggaggGGAGTTTATCCTAAAAACTTggcacatcagtttacatttttatacagtttttaaaggtgcagtgtgtaaagtttagcggcatctagtgatgaggttgcgaattgcaaccaacggctcagtccactgctcacccattgcttttgaaacacatagagaagctacgataACCACCATTGGAAaaatgtcatcgtcggagacaacatagtaaaaaaagtttgtccgttaagggcttctgtagaaacatggcggcacaaaatggcgacttccacataaggggaccctcggattatgtagataaaaacgtctcattctaaggcaatAAAAACGTAAAGTTtgtaaaaaggtctttatacacccctcaAAATATagctttgtatattattttgcatttctgtcaagaaatcctttaaaaaattacacactgcacctttaatacaacatacacatttcctgttttttctggatgtattttattaaagagactgagaaacaattatatatgatctctataacattgcaaaaacaacaaatctaattctagCATGGTGGCCTTTTGCACAGTGTTGTATatataaagtttatatttgtCTTAAGTGTGTATTTTCAACTAAAACGTGTTGTTCGATTTTCTAAAGTGGTCTAAGTGGTCCTTTTAGCAGTGGGAAAACATTTCAAGGATAATAAACATCTGGTTATGCATAACTATCCTAATTTCTGTGGGTGGAGTATCATCATGCAAAAGTTACAGGGTTAACTGTCTAACATTTCTCAGTGTGCAACGCCTTGCCCTATATACTTTCATTGTAAGTACATGACTTTGAATTTTCAACAGGACTTTTCTTTAAGGGAGCATTAATTCAGCACACAACGTATTGCAACATCATTGAAACTAGTGTAATTTGCGGTTAGCTGCCACCTTTCCAAAATTGATATATACTTTGCATCTCACTGTGAAAATCCTAACTTGTGCTTTTCCCTCCCAAATTCAAGCTGTCAGTCAAATATTCCAGTCATGTGCATAGACTTTAGCTTGGCCCTTACAGAGGGTGTATTACAGAAAGATTGTAACTTTAAACCTTATTTTATCTGTTTGGTAACCTCATTTAAGACAAAAGCTATTACAGAATAAAATTTCCTAAGTGCAGTATCTTAGCttgactacaaataggaaagGAGTATTACAGAAGCATCCCAGCTTGACAAGTTACCCCGATGGGATCATGATGAATACACACTTGACTCTGCTTTCTTCTCATTTGTcaatcaaatgttgaaatgtaGTATCCTAACCACCTTATGAAGATTAGTTTTCTTATTTTTGTAAGTATTCACAGTGACTCACAGATAATGTGCAGCACATTGACGGTAAATTggtaataaaaaacacagactccCATGAAATACgataataattaatttaattaaaacaatttCTGCCATGAAAtcattttgtttactgtttgtgTACAGCAACAGCTCATGCATTGTTGATTGCTTTGTACGCTGAGTTGTTGACCGACTGCAGTTATACATCAAATTGTTCTTTGCagtttattttatatagtttttgttGTATTTATTACATGTATTTGTTCGGTTTGTTTTGTTGTCCCAGATGAACAAAGTCAGTTCTTGCTCAACttataaacacacatacacacagttaCAGATGTGTTTTGATGCGTTTCATAACTTCGTGAGGGAAGCGAATGTTTGAACGGACAAAGACAGCATGTCTTTGCTCAAGGTCACTGGAGTTCATCCAAACCAGCGATGTGCTTTTAACTCAGCAGAATCGCCTATTTCGGTTAAAGAGAGAAAAAACTAGTGAGGAAAATGGGTTCAATGTGGGTTTAAAAATCATTGGCACTTGTTCAGTGGGTCAGGGGGGGACAATGAGAAATTTTGTCTGTAAATTGCATGTTACAATAATAATTGCACGtctgtttgtttctttttaGATCACCAAAGATGACTTTATGAAGTTCGATCACATCCTCTGCATGGACGAAAACAACTTGAGGTATGCAGTTCAGGTTTGACTGTGCTCCTGAAAGCATCTTATTATTTAATAAGTTTAAGTTTGTTGAACGAGAATAGACAAATGGCAGATATTTGAAGAACGCTGGGTTAAAGAAAGTTCACCTCTGACTTGTCATGGAGGTAACTCTGTTACTGTTACCAAGGTAGAGTATCAGTGTTGACAATCAAGTATGTCTACGAACACGAGCTATTAGCCTTAAATGTGTCTTTGCTCAAGTTGAatatattcaactcaagcgaaaaattagcatgacacgaagttaaatcccacaaGTAATCTAAAGCGAGGAACATGATGCTGTACAGAGCATTACGGCGCATTCACATGGGGCGTCAGCGTTGACACTTCCCATTcgcttttaatgggtgacgtcatgcgttgccgaactgaattgtggatccgtcggcaccgcatcagtgccgttgctcgcggcataagttgaacatttctcaattttttaagcggcaacgcgtgcgccagccaatcagatcgccttatgcaaataacctaggcagagccagccaattacgtttatggaagaccagagcatgtgtagcggccactgtgattggctgttggccacgcttcagacaagccttccgttaaagcaacaccaaagagtttttttaccttaaaataacgtttccaaaaagtggttcatccactcaaaacagagtgaatggcactttcacattcgctttgcagccctctatcggccaaaaccgtcaggtagtggtcctgtagttcgagtgaaaactacaaaaacctgctttacggcagacctacaatccaatcagtgccagctatgctgcagtatttacgacagtgctaatgaacaataacgcatctaacctgtagggggagcaaagagcaataactctttagtgttgctttaagcgtTAACgtttacgccccgtgtgaatgtgcCGTTATAGGGCGTATGCACCAAACAtgaattcaatgatttgcaTAAGTAGACTGCATTCAAAGTAAAATGCACAGACACGAATAGACGCAAACTCATGCGAAGCGAACATAATGACGCTAATTGGGCTAAACGCTCTATTCACCTAAAACTTGTCTCCGcagaagttgaaaatattcaactcaagtgaAAAATTCACATAACACGAAGTTAAATCGAACACGATGcttcacgtttggtgtgtatgcagcaTTATGGAGGCGTACGCACCAAACGCGAATTCATTGATTTccacgagtagattacatacaaagtaaaATGCAAAGATGCAAAAGACCCAAACTCGTGCGGGGCCATACGAAGATGTGGGGCGACtgcgaatgacgcgaattgggcggcACGATTGCGCCGAAAACGCTCGATTCCCCTAAAATGTGTCTCCGCGcaatttgaaaatattcaactcaagcgaaaaatttgcatgccacgaagttaaaggtgcagtgtgtagatttaagcggcatctagcagtgaaattgtgaattgcaaccaacggctcagtccactgttCACCGAAACACATAAGGACATGTTGTATAAAGACAAAATATaacgctctgtagagcagtttgtccgtttagggctactgtagaaacatggcggcacaaaatggcgacttccatgtaaggggacccgcggtgtatgtagataaaaacaccTCATTCTATGGTAAGAAatacataacagttcattatgtaggGTCTTTATAaaccactaataatatagttatgtatgtgatattgcatttctgtcaaaagatccatttcaaagttacacactgcacctttaaatcccACAAGTCATTTATAGTGAGGAACTCGatgctttgcattttttgtgtacAAAGCATTACTCTACCTTAGAAACAGAATTGACAGTGATTAATTTGCACAACAggaatattaaaataaaagaaatatataTGATCTAAGACAATGAGtaccaaattattaaaaatataacttgAGAAATTTAAGGAAAGcagaaaaaaatgactttggACACATTATATAATCACCAATATGCATGTCTACCCTTTAAAATCTATTTGCATTTTTCTTTCATATACCATCCACTCACATGTATAGACTTGTGCACTTGCATTGGTTTATTTATCTTTCATTGGTGAAAAGAGCAAGTATGGAGAGTAAATGCAGATTGTCTGAAGCACATGATCCTGCTAGATCCATTGCTTGTTAAGACGATTACTGAGTTCTTTAGATTCCTCATTTTTTGCTCTGTTGTACTGGGTCTCTGCTTAAACATTTTACAATATCAACTGGCTCATTCACTCATCATTTGATCAATCTTGAATCAATCATTATTAATGTATACTTACATTTTtctgatcagtgtttgttttaggtGTGACTGTGTAGTGGTTAAAGATAGTGTGGTGGTCATTCAAAAGGTCATAGATTTAAATATAGGGGTGACCCGTATGTGAGCCCTTCTGTGAAATACAAGTCTTATAATCAATTTTTGAgattcaaagtttgatttcaatcattgatttcacctagattttaatctttgacctgacattttatgtataaatcagttaataaaaaacaaaaataaacacacactggATCTCATATTGTTTGTGTGTTGGAATGAGTGTTGCTTTAtcagattaatgttaaattaaaCTGCTTTTAGTTACTTCACATTCATTTTTCACATTCTTAAAGTCCACCCTATGAACAGCAtcttatatgtgtgtgtgtttttttttaagagatcTGAATAAGAAGGCTAGCAGCGTGAATAAATGTAAAGCCAAGATTGAGCTGCTCGGCAGCTACGACCCTGAAAAACAGCTGATAATTCAAGACCCGTACTATGTAAGTGTACACAGACACTGCAAATTTACAATTTCAAATGTCATTCATTTTGAAGttcattttttctttcataGTTCATTGTTGTAGTTTACGCGTGATTTTCTTTGTTGTGTAGGTTAGGCTGGCCACTATGAATATTTAAAGCCTGATTTGTACCCTCATAGATCAAAACGAGGCATTGCCCGATTAGTGTTTCAAAGCagccattttttattttgtgccccCGATCACGTTGGAGCCTCCCCTAaatcataaatataaaaaaattgtattattaaaaattatagatttttggGGAGATATGGATTTTTTGTTGGACAGAAGGGACCCTATTGGGAATGCTATAAACGGcttattgtgtttttaaatatcttGTCCCCGTCTCTCTATGAATTTTTCTAAGATGTTGACagttattaatattaatgtcTTGTGGGTTAAAAAAGGGCTTTTCAGCCTGTGTGTGTTGTGGTTGTGATAGGTGCGTCCGCCCTACGTTGAATGAATTGTAAATACTACGTCGTGAATACTTTGAAATTGCAAAGGGAGTtaaccaaaaataaaataatgcgTCAATTATTTACCCTTATGTGGTTCCaaacttgttttgttttgcctttGTCTGTGATAAAGATAGACCGAATGTAAAAGACTGACAGCCTCAGTCCTCATTCACTTTCATTGTATTGAAAAAAAGATGAAAGTAAATACTAAAGACTAAAGCCCAAACATTTTGCCTTTAGTGTTCCACTGTGGACAAAAGTCAcacgggtttgtaacaacatgaggatgagtaaatttatAACAGAATATCACAAACACAATTGTGTTATATCTGATAAAAGAGTACAATATGAAACCACAACAATTATATTTGATAGGTGACTCTGGGTATATAATTAGGAAGAAATAACCTGATGGGCCATCTCATCTGAGAATTACTCCACCAGACATGTTAGCTCGTCCTTGAACCCTTGGGTCATCCCTCACATCTTCAGCTCTCCAATACACAGCTGTTGAGGTCAACAAACTCTGTTAAAGAATAAAGGACACGTGTGGGCACGATCACGCTGTAGTTGTAGAAGATAAAAATCCTTTAAGTGCTTTGGACATCTTCCCTCATTTTGGTGTTTTTTCCCATCATTGGCTAATATAGAGCTGCATGTAGCCAGCTGGCTATAATTGGTAGCCATAGTTGAATAGGGAAATACTAACCTCCTCATCTCCATGAAAGTGGCTTGCGTTTCAGACCTTCGCAACCATGCACTTGCGGTGGCCATTATGCCACGGCTGAGATTTCCTGTTTTATCCCAGAGGATCCCGGTTGCGTAGGAAATGCTGTGCTGTTGCATACATGATGCTGGTGGTCTACTATTGGATGATCTGTAGCagaacaatttaacaaaaagtaaaagtttgGGAATTTTGGTAACTTTGGGAAAAGTTACATTAGGGTTGAATAGGTTCATGGGGCAGCACAGTGGCTAGGTCAGGTCAGGtagcctttctgtgtggagtttctgtgtcagcgtgggtctCCGGGTCCTCCAGTTTCCTCCCACATGCCAAAAACAAGcaagttaggtgaattggagataccaaattgtccctccACCAATCTGTGTGTGGATTAAATGGTTCTCGctatgaatatagccatagatgctggaatggcgtgaagaataaaaataatgaatttGTTCATGACCTTTATTATGTAGCCATGTGTAGTAAGTTAAAATGCATCTGTAAGTTAAAAAATATCCTTTTAGGTATGTTTTTACTAGATATGCACTGATATTGTTTAAACAATCGGTATCTAATGTTGGTATCTATTGGTATTGGTAGAGGTCATTCTAAGTAATTGAATATTGGTATCGGCACATACATTTTCTATcagtaaatccctcatttttaCTCGTGTTTCTTTTTCGTTTGCAGGGAAGTGCTAAAGACTTCGAGACGGTGTATGAACAGTGTGTGAGATGCTGTAAAGCTTTCCTGGAGCAGCACTCATAACACGCACGTGACATCTTTCACTTCATTCATGAAATACTAGCTGTCCTTTATTGTCTCACAAATGCAAGCAAACATCCACAGTATTTCTGTTATAAGAACACGAAAACACTAGcaatcttgttttaaatgtaaaataggTTGTTgtaatgtcattaagtgtttaAGTGCTTGTAAACAGATTGACCATAACCTCTTTTAAACGGAGGAGAGAAAAGTTTTCCAAAATAAACCAGCTGAAATGCTGAATTCAGTTTAATCTGAAGTCTTTTCTCACCTACACACAAACATAGAATATATTTTCATAAACTTGTTGAATTGAAACTTTCGagttatatattatattttgcaATTTATCtctatgtgaccctgcctgttgAAAGTatacccagctaaagtcattgtttgtgatttaatgttttctacaaaaaatcatcctatataatgtaaataacatataGTAAAAATATCCTTGATATCTTCAAGATTGACttaatctcattattagataACAAGACTTTaccctggatttcacagacagggtcacatatttaatttttattattagaaTAGCAATACTTCCTTCTCTGTACTAGAACACAACTATTTCTTTTAATATGATTGTGGCTGTGCTAATGGTTTTAATTGATCTGGTTAATTCGGATGAAGTAAGAGGCTACAAAACTCACTTCCTTCCAAGTAATTTCCGCTTTTAATTTGCTTCATTCACTTGGTTAAGGGGTTGGTTCACTATCATCTTTGAGATATTTGGCAACAATATCCTACAACTATCTTTGTGTCCAAATACGCATTAAAAACTCTGAAACATTCAAAGCATCCACTATGAGTGATAACATGACCTAAACTCCCTTAAAATGTGCAACTATAACACACTTGTAACTAAAGGAATGATGTTTTTACTAAAATtatccaaaataaataaaaactgctATATTTTATCATCCGCAGTCTAGTGACCCTTTGCATAGAATTTGGAAAATTACTTGTGGCATTCAAACTCAATTAGTTCACATCTATAAGTTTACTATCTATTCTTGACTATTATTGACTGTTCTTTCTTCAATATTTATTCAAAGCCATCCGTttcaaaaatcattttttaaataaaattgtggcACAActatatttttgtccacaaaagTAACTTTAAACATACccctttttttaattttcatcatttactcactctcatgttgttacaaacctgtgtaCATTTCTTTTggacacaaaggaagatattttgaggaatgtctgtaaccaaacctatcagaagccccattcacttcaatagtattctttattcctactatgtaagtcagtggggcttctgatcagtttagttacaaacattctttaaaatatcttactttgtgttCATCGGAacaagaaatgtatacagatttgtaacaacatattttcatttttgggtgaactatcgctttaagaTCATGGGAAAACTTGCATACTTTTGATAAGTATGAGGAATATGCTGACATATTCTGAAGAATTTCtgataaaatgtttacaaaatcaAATCAGGACCCTGAAGTTTAAACAaccataatttatttaaatatattttcttttaaatatacacatcCCAACGAACCAATCGTACGTCAGATGCCTGTATGTTTGTAATAGGTCTCATTTGTACAATATttacacattattattattattgttggtCTCTTTACATCAAAATATACTGACTATATTCCACACACTCGTATTCTCGCACCAAATACAAAAAGCTTATGGTCACAGATTGGCGGCAATGTCTACCTGTCTCATTAATCTGCTGCTGGCAGACGGAGGCGAAATAAAATGTTCATGCAGGTTTCCAGTGCGAGCACCGAGAAAACGAAAGCCGTCTTGCTGCAGCGAACAAAATCTGACATGTAACCCCTGCAGAGGCGCGTCATGTGAAAACTTCAGCTTTGACGAATCTCATTGTCCGATTCCAACAAGATGCAAAACGAAGACGATCCCTTCTTTTCACAGTGAAATGTTTCTCTTTTCAGAACCCATTGAGATGCTTTCCTCTTAGACGTCTCGCAGGTTTCACCTTGGATTTGATAGGAAGTCAAGTCCATTGTAATGTCCTTAGACAAGTGCATCCCAATATTTTCTGCCTTAATTCCTGTCTAGATCAATTCTCTGGAGGCAAAGCTGTGTTCTGGATGAGATGTGCTGGAATGTTGCGTGTTGGTTTGAATTCTCTTCTCTTGTCCAAAAGGCACTTTGACTGCTTATGTTCTGGGTCACTCTGGTTTGGCTTCAACCTGCTTGATAAGAGGAAGAGATATTTAGTGCTGTTTCAGACTTGGCTGTGTTTACATACATGTGTGCAGTTGGACGCTTTCGAGAATTCTTTCCCGTCCATCATTGCCGTGAAAAATGTTGAAACTGATAGTAGCTACTCCACATTGGTCTCTAAAAAAGTACTTAAATGTAATGCATTGAAGAGTTCATGCTTCATTCTTTGAACTCCAAGACATGcagatgggtgattctcacgaaattagacTTGCCAGGTGttatgaaatattttgataataaaagtaaatgctatcaaaataagaagcatacagttacaaacatctcttcatgtactatttggCACATGATTTGAAATAAcatcataaaaataattttgttttttccacatttaagggga contains:
- the acp1 gene encoding low molecular weight phosphotyrosine protein phosphatase isoform X2 encodes the protein MAAPGSKSVLFVCLGNICRSPIAEAVFQKLVTDNGVADKWRIDSAATSTYEIGNPPDDRGLACMKRHGVSMRHVARQITKDDFMKFDHILCMDENNLRDLNKKASSVNKCKAKIELLGSYDPEKQLIIQDPYYGSAKDFETVYEQCVRCCKAFLEQHS
- the acp1 gene encoding low molecular weight phosphotyrosine protein phosphatase isoform X1, whose product is MAAPGSKSVLFVCLGNICRSPIAEAVFQKLVTDNGVADKWIIDSGATSDWNIGSLPDSRALACLGKHGIETDHRAQQITKDDFMKFDHILCMDENNLRDLNKKASSVNKCKAKIELLGSYDPEKQLIIQDPYYGSAKDFETVYEQCVRCCKAFLEQHS